In Brachyhypopomus gauderio isolate BG-103 unplaced genomic scaffold, BGAUD_0.2 sc209, whole genome shotgun sequence, the genomic stretch TAATAATACCTTGAAGTCTATCATGTAGTGAACTGGTAGTGTAGTGAACTGCACAGTGTAAGAATAAAAAATTTAGCAGAGAATCTTAgaatgtgggtgatgtgatCTCTTTTGCTCCTAGTCAGAACTCAAGCAGCAGCATTTACAGGAAAGAGACCCCCAGAATCTGTGTGTAAATCAGCTTCTGTGCCGGCCCTGTTTAGGGAAGCCTGCTGGCTCTCGCCCGTCTGGTGTCCCTCTCCTGTGCGGTGGAAGTGGGAGAACCTCACCCAGGCTGATGTGCAGGTAGAGTCTGCCGGTCTTCAGCTCCAGTGTGAGCGAGTCTCCTTGCAGCCCCTCACTGTGGAGAAGCACCCCATCTTTCTCCAGGGTCTTAAAGTTCACCGCATAGTGGTCTTCCAGGGTGTGCATCCTCCCGCCAGGAAACGAATACGCCACCATGTCGTCACCCTCAAAGTGCATCACGTACGAGTCTAGGGACCAAAGGCCCAGGGGTTAAAAGGTCAGAAAAACACAAGCGTGTGCTAGATCAACAGAGCGGGATGGAACCTAGAACACGGGAATGATACACCCATCAATCTGGAGTTTAGAAGGTATCCGGACAGATTTAATAGGTTTAGAGACTGACAAGGTGGAGAGTTGTGCATAGCAGCTTTGCAGAAAACATTACTATGAGAAACACAAATATCATTTATTTGATTGATTGTAAAAGATGCCTGTGAAACAGCAGGACAGCCGGGACCAGTCAGGGAGAGGCAGGGACGGGGGAGTTGACCCAGGTAATTAATCGACCGGATGTTATTATTAGCCAAAAGGCGTGATAAAAATAACCCGGGTAGGGTGTGCAGGGCCGGCGCAGACGCGGGCTGTGGCCGCGTTACCGTAGGGACAGCCGTAGACTTCCAGCCGCACACCGATCTTGCCGCCGCCCTCCGTGTTCCAGCCCATGGGGAGAAAGCGCAGGTGCTTGGCGGTGAAGGCGTAGTGGAACACGTTCCTCTTCACCTGGTAATAGTTCCAGTTACCGGGCAGAGTCTGGAGGAGGAGGCCAGTTTATTATGAGAGAAGCACACGTGTGCAGAACGGCACACGTGCAGAACGGCACACGTGCAGGACGGCACACGTGCAGGACGGCACAGCACAGACACATGTATATAAGACTCAGTGGCATATAGACACatgtatgcactcacacacactcaacactcgcgcacacacatacacacacactgacattacCATGTTGCCCCCTCTCATTACGTAAGGAGTCCATGCGTCAGGCCGATCTCCGTACAGTAGGGTGTATTTGGTCACCCAGTCGTAGGAGTTGAAGGTGCCCTGAGTGGCGATGGCCACAATACGATACTTCCTGCCCAGATCAATCTGTAACCAGGGCTGCTTGTCCTGGGGAGATGGAGACCAACCActgctccctacacacacacacacacacacacacacacacacacacacacacacacacacacatactcagatACCAACACCATGCACCATGCTGCTGTGATATATTATCCAAACAATTTGTCATCACTAAAAATACTGTGTCTCACCACGGCCACTGGAGTAGATCTAGATATCTAGAGTCTTACCGAAGAGCTTGGAGAAATGGGCTGAATAGAGGAAGTTATATCTGGAGGAGGCCAGGAAAGAGTTCGCATAGAGGGGAGAGATGAGTGGATCCAGACATGGACCtgtgggacagagagagggggagagagagagagagagagagagagagagagagagagagagagagagagagagaatattagCAAATGTATAAAGTGGGATATTAAAGTGCAGTTTCTTTGTTGACATTAAAACTGAAACTGAAACTGAAAAATACGGCATCCTCAAGAGACCAAAACACCAatttcaaacaacaaacaacagtGAAGAGCTTCTGGATAAGGTTCACATGTGCAGTGCAGCCGTCACCTGATGAGTctgggtggatatttaaacATGAGATTCGTATATCTTAGAACTTTGGTGGTAATATACCTTTAAGAATGCAATATATGGAATGGACTTTATCCCATTAAGAAAAAAGAGATCCTCTGTTTTGTCCTGTTTTGTTAGTCACTATATGTCTCTTTCCTAGTTCTTCATTTTCTATAAAAAATGTTTATGCACATTTGGCTTTGATGCTAGGCTAGGACAGCTAGAACAGCCAGAACAGCTAGGACAGTTACTACAGCTAGGACACCTAGAACAGCTAAGACAGTTAGGATAGCTAGAACAGCCAGAACATCTGGGACAGTTAGTACAGCTAGGACAGCTAGAACAGCTAGGACAGTTAGTACAGCTAGAACAGCTAGGACCGCCAGAACAGCTAGGAGAGTTAGTACAGCTAGAACAGTTAGTACAGCTAGAACAGCTAAGACAGTTAGTACAGCTAGAACAGCTAGGACACTTAGAACATCTAGAAGTTATGTCTAGACCTAGAGTGAAAGAAAGGCTCCTTACATCTCTGACTACAGTCAGGAAACAGTGAACAGTGTGAGTGAAAGTGTCAGTGTGAGTGAATAGGACAGGGTCAAAGTTAATCCATCACAAGCTCTTCCAGCATGTTCCTTTAGTCCGAGGGCTATTTTGGTTCATAAAGGCCAGATGTTTGATTTTGATTTCCCATTCTGACAGGGGGATTAGGATTGTGTTTCGACCACGATGAATGGATACCTCGATTGAGGTATGAGGTTATTtcttgatggatggatggatggatggatggatggatgaataaGCTCTTTTTAGGTAAAGAACATGCTCATCTGTATCAGAATTCTCACTGGAGTAGTTTGGGATCTCTGCAAGCTAAACATGGAGTGCTCCAGTAGATATGAAGTATTTTAGTagacataaaacataaaacaatgtCATGTGTTACTACTTGGATGCAGAAGTGCTGTTTGGAGCTAAACACTTCTAAAACTGTAGGTATGTATTTCACTAAAACACACAGAGTATCAGCTGACCCTGACATCCATGTTAATGGAGAACGATTAAAAATTGTCAACCAATATAAGTATTTGGGGTTAATAATAGATTCAGAGCTCTCCTTTAAAGCCCATATCGGAAAATTGTGTAAAACAATAAAGTTTAATCTCGCAAATTTTCGTGCGATTCGCAATAATATGTCAACTGAAGCGGCAAAAATTTATTTGCATTCAATGATTTTTAGCCACTTCAATTATTGCATAACCAGCTGGTCCCAGGCTTGTCAAAGCTCAAAAAAACCTTTGGAAATCTTGTATAAGCAAGCAATTAAAGTAATGGATAAAAAACCCAGGTACTATCATCACTGTGCaattttaaaaaaatacaatatcTTAGATTGGGACAGACTTCACACATTTGCAGACCTAAAACTGACATACAAAGTACTGCATAACTTGGCTGCAGATCCTCTGGCGGAGTTCATTAGCCAAAGAAATAGCCTTGAGCGCGTCACTCGAGGCTCTGTCAGAGGTGACTGCAATATTCCCTTGCGCAGAAGCGCTTTTAGTAAATCGGCCTGGTCAGTAAGGAGTGCAAGTGTGTGGAACTCAGTACCTGAGGAGGTTAAGCTCCTCACAACATACAAGAACTTCAcaaaaaatttgaaaatgtGGCTTATTAATACCTATAGTTGCCAACATTAAAAGATAAGCCTGCTGTTTTAGTGATATGATAAActgttgtctttcttttaaaTTGTATACTAAGTGTTTTTTCTGTATTATACTGTATTGTAGTCTGTCCTCCCCTTCTTactttcttctttttaaattGTAATTTCTAATTTGTTTTTTCTAATTTATTACTGCCTTTTTACATCATGGCCCGGGGACTACAGATGAAaactagccttttggctaattCTGGCTTTTTTAACCATGTATAATCATGTGTTTTATGAAAATGCATTGTCcccttttaaataaataaacaaacaaacatggagTGCTTCAGTGGATATGAAGTGCTCCAGTGAATATGAAGTGTTCTAGTGGACATGGAGTCCCAGGCTAGCGATGGAGTGCACTAGTGGACATGAACTAGTCTAATGGACATGCAGTGGTCTAGTGGAAATGCTCTAGTGGTCTAGTGGAGTGCTCTTCAAGATATGGTGTGCTCGAGGAGACTTGGAGCGCTCTTCTAGATATGGTGTGCTCTAGGGGACTTGGAGCGCTCTTCTAGATATGGTGTGCTCTAGGGGACTTGGAGCGCTCTTCTAGATATGGTGTGCTCTAGGGGACTTGGAGCGCTCTTCTAGATATGGTGTGCTCTAGGGGACTTGGAGCGCTCTTCTAGATATGGTGTGCTCTAGGGGACTTGGAGCGCTCTGTTAGGCCAAAGAGAGAATCAAGAGAGAGGCGTCTCAGCTGTTTTATTTTGGTATCAGTTGTTTTTTTGATGGATCGTAAGCTCAGTCTGCATCCGTCTCCATGTCACTTTCCTGCAGTCTCCTTCTAATTTAGAAACTGTGGCTGAGTTTTTCCATGGATTCTTAAAATGTACTGACACAGACGTTTGAGTGAGCCAATGGAATGAACGCATTCATTTAGTCTCAAGGTGACCCGTtcattgaggctggtgcaggaGCATCTAGTGaaaggaggagcaggaggagagggcaggagtcCTAGGTCAGACACCACTGCACGGTTAGAGAAACAGTGCTTGATCATCATGAGGTTCTTATTAGGGTCAATACAGCAAGACACAGATGTCAAAGAGGATACAAAGTA encodes the following:
- the LOC143502781 gene encoding contactin-associated protein 1-like, with protein sequence MNIKILCLSLMFLLAVHHCTSRPCLDPLISPLYANSFLASSRYNFLYSAHFSKLFGSSGWSPSPQDKQPWLQIDLGRKYRIVAIATQGTFNSYDWVTKYTLLYGDRPDAWTPYVMRGGNMTLPGNWNYYQVKRNVFHYAFTAKHLRFLPMGWNTEGGGKIGVRLEVYGCPYDSYVMHFEGDDMVAYSFPGGRMHTLEDHYAVNFKTLEKDGVLLHSEGLQGDSLTLELKTGRLYLHISLGSSTVHRTNGMTVLRQGNLLDTQHWHYVTIKRYGREVNFTLDSETTTAILKGEYNYMDLDKQIYVGGVIEKDVPHLPGKVNFRGCLENVFINGINIIYKTKYKEPDIRLAPKKVWLNVSIQNRVSLFDSSSWLAV